AAGACATAGTTTTTCCAAAAACTCACGACCTGGATATTTTGCTTGACCTCTGCTCACAAGCCGATGCAGATTTCAGACGTTGGGATGACGCAGCAGATGTTTTAACTCCCTACGCTACGCAGTTTCGATATCCTTCAGACAGCCTTGAACCCGAGGAAGAAGATGCCCAGCAGGCGATAGATTTGGCAGCTTCGATACTCGATTTTGTTATGCAAAAATTGCCCTAGAGGTCTATGTTTCAGGCGACGCGGCGGCGACTGGCGCTCTGGTATACGGCGGTAACGGCGGTGTTGCTGCTGCTGTTTGCCAGTGGCTTTTACCTCTACGTGCGCACCACCCTGGTCGAGCGGGTGGACGACACCCTGAACCACGTGGTGGAGGTGGTGGAGCGATCGCTCGTGATTGAGCCATCCCCCACGGGCGATCGCGTCTTTGCCACCGTCGCCACCGACAGCCCACCCCTGCGGGTCAACGTCGAGGCCAGCTTTCGCGACAACGCCCGCGCCGTCGAAGACGACCACATCGACCTGGAGTGGTTTGACCGCGATGGGCAGCTGCTGTGGTCCACCTTTACCGACCTACAGCCCGTACCCCTGCACGTCAACCCGGCGGGCGAAACGGTGCAGGTGGGGCCAGACACCTTCTTTCGCCAGATCACCGAGCGGGTGCAAGACCAGGGCCAGGTGCTGGGCTACCTGCGGGTCAGCCACCCCTGGTTTGAGGTCACCAAGCCCAGCCGTCGGCTGATGGTAGACCTCGCCCTGGGCACCAGCCTGATGGTGGCGGCGGTGGCAGCGATCGGCTGGCTGCTCTCGGGGATCGCGATCGCCCCCGTGCGCGACTCCTACCAGCAGCTCAAGCAGTTCACCGCCGATGCCTCCCACGAGCTGCGCAACCCGATCGCGGTGATCCAGACCAATGCCCAGGTGGCGCTGTCCGACCCCGATCCCGACGTCGAGATTCAGCAGCAGCAGTTTCAGGTGATCGAGCGGCTCACCCGACGGCTGGGCCGCCTGGTGGATGACCTGCTGTTTCTGGCCCGTCAGGAGAGCGGGCTGATTGCCTTTGCCCCGGCTTCGCTGAGCCTGGAGGGGCTGCTGGAGGAGGTGGTGGAGGAGCAGCAGGTGATGGCCGCCGAGCGCCAGATTGCCCTGCGGGTGAATGTGGCGGACGATACCCCCGGCAAACCACGGGCCAAATCTTCGGCTCTGCTGGCGGCTCCCCCCACCGCCAGCTCCACAATTCTGGGCGATCCCGGCCAGCTCACCCGGCTGTTCACCAACTTGATCAGCAATGCGGTGCAGTACACCCCCGAGGGCGGCACCGTGACGGTGCAGGTCAAGGCCACCAAGCACCAGGGCCAGCCAGCGGTGCAGGTCACCATCCACGATACCGGCATTGGCATGGATGAAGCGGCGCTGGCCCACGCCTTCGATCGCTTCTACCGGGCCGACCCGTCGCGGCTGCGCAGCGGGGAGCAGGGTACCGGGCTGGGGCTGGCGATCGCCAAGGTCATTGTCGATGCCCACCGCGGCCACATTCACCTCGACAGCCAGCCGGGGCAGGGGACGACCGTCACCGTCGTACTGCCCCAGGGGAGCGGCTAGCAGGTAGACAGATGAGTCGGTGCAGGATGAATGGCAAGGGGAGAGGGAGAGCTGTTGCGAAACATCAACGGAGGTTACAGACTCCGGTTTGTTTCTCAAAAGAGAGTTAAAATCAGCAGAGATATTTGCACCTGGTGGAAGGTACGCGGATCGCTGCGATTCGCAAAGCGTTCGGACCCGACTCGGAACGAGTATCCGTCCCGGAATCGCCCCCGACTTCTCCGTGCTGCCCCAGCTGTACTCCCTCGGGTCAGGTGATCCCCAAGGCTACATCGCTGCCTTTTTGAACCTACCCAATCTGCCGAATCGCCCCCAGGGCTTTGATCCCCGGCCCTAAGTTTTTAAGAAAATTCGATTCCTGATGGCGGCGCGGCTCAGTCTCAGCTGGCTGCCTGGTTCGACGTTCGATTCCTCACTCATTTTCCTTTTCCTATGGCTGATTCACTCCAGCATTCGGCGTTGCAGGCTGCTCCTGCGGCCCAAAATTCCTATGATGGCCCCCACGATGGCCTGATCCCCGCCGTCAGCACCGGGGTATTTGTCTGCGTGCACGGCCACTTTTACCAGCCGCCGCGCGAAAATCCTTACCTGGACGCGATTGAGAAGCAGCCCAGCGCCGCTCCCTACCACAACTGGAACGAGCGCATCCACCACGAGTGCTACCGGCCCAACGCCTTTGCCCGCATTCTCAACGATCGCGGCGAAGTGGTGCGCATCGTCAACACCTTTGAGTACATCAGCTTTAACATCGGCCCCACCCTGCTGAGCTGGATGGAGCGCTACGACCTGGAGACCTACCAGCGCATTCTCGACGCCGATCGCAACAGCTGTGAGCGGCTCAGCGGCCACGGCAACGCCATCGCCCAGGTGTACAACCACATCATTTTGCCCCTGGCCAACCCGCGCGACAAAGTCACCCAGGTGCGCTGGGGCATCGCAGATTTTCACCGCCGCTTTGGCCGCCAGCCCGAGGGCATCTGGCTGGCCGAAACCGCGATCGACTACCCCACCCTCGACGTGCTCCACGCCGAGGGGATCAAGTTCACCATTCTGGCTCCGTCCCAGGTGCAGCGCTGCCGACCCATGGTCAGCTACAACGGCGAGCGCGACAGCTGGCAAGAGGTGGGCGGCGGCCAGATCGACCCCAGCCGTCCCTACCGCTGCTTTCTGAAAGATGCCAACGGCAACCCCGATCCCAGCCGCCACATCGACATTTTCTTCTACGACGGCCCGATCTCCCGCGACATGGGCTTTAACGACGTGCTGAGTTCGTCCCAGCACTTTGTCGGGCGCATCGGCCAGGCCATCCACGGCGATCACCGCCCCTTCCAGCTGATCTCGGTGGCTACCGACGGCGAAACCTTTGGCCACCACCGGGGCGGGGCCGAAAAAGCCCTCGCCTACGCCGTCACCGAAGAATTTCCCCGCCAGGGCTGGACGGTGACCAACTACGCCCACTACCTGGCCACCCACCCCCCCACCTGGGAAGCCGAACTCAAGCCCGTCACCGCCTGGAGCTGCTCCCACGGCGTCGATCGCTGGCAGGATGACTGTGGCTGTGGCGGCGGCGGGGTCTGGAACCAGCAGTGGCGGCGACCCCTGCGCGAGGCCCTCAACTGGCTGCGCGACCAGCTGGCGACCGTGTACGAAGAGCACGGAGCGACCCTGCTGCGCGATCCCTGGGCGGCGCGGGATGCCTACGTGGGGGTGATGGGCGATCGCAGCCCCGAGAGCCTGAACGCCTTCTTTAAGACCCACCAGACCCACAAACTGTCGGCGATCGAGCGGGTCACCGCCCTGCAACTGCTGGAAATGCAGCGCCACGCCCTGTTTATGTACACCAGCTGCGGCTGGTTTTTTGAAGAACTCTCGCGCCCCGAGGGCACTCAGATTCTGCGCTACGCCGCCCGCGCCATCGAGCTGGCCGGCGAAGTGGCGGGGATCGCCCTGGAGCCCGAGTTTGTCAAGCGGCTGCTCCACGCCCCCAGCAATATCGAAGACTTTGCCACCGGGGCTGGGGTCTACGAGGCGCTGGTCAAGCCCTCCCGCATTTCCCTGGAGCAGGTGGTGGCCCACTACGCCATGGGCTCGCTGTTTACCGACTACCACCGCGAGCAGACCGTCTACTGCTACAGCGTCCAGCAGCACGACTACCGCCGCCAGCGCCTGGGGCCAATGTCCCTCGCCGTGGGCCAGGTCGAAATCACCTCCACCATTACCCGCGAGAGCCTCAACCTGGCCTTTGCGGTGGTGCACCTGGGCGGCTGGGACTTCCACTGCGGCATCAAGAGCATGCGATCGCGCCTCGACTACACCCAGGCCAAGGCCGCCGTATTCGAAAGCCTGAGCGCCGCCAGCGCCGCCCAGGTGATTCTCGCCATCAACAGCGCCTTTGGCCCCCACACCTACGGCCTGCAAGACCTGTTTGCCGAAGAGCGCCACCGCATGATGGGTCTACTCTCCCAGGACACCCTGCTGCGCCTCGACCAGCTCTACGCCCAGGTCTACCGCGACAACTACGGCGTGCTGCGCGCCTTCCACCGCGACGGCCTGCCGGTGCCCAAAGAGCTACAAGTCGCCGCCGACATCACCCTCAGTCACCGGGCCATGGAGGTACTGCAATCCCTGGAGCGCGAAACCAGCGACCCTACCGTCAGCCCCCTGCGCCAGGGCGAAGACTACCTGAATGAGCTGGAGGCGATCGCCACCGAAGCCAGCACCTGCAACGCCTCCCTGTCGCTGGCGGCGGCCAAGCCCATGCTGGAGCGGCTGATTGGGCGATCGGTCTGGCAAATTCTCAACCAGGCACCGACCGAATCCCTCGCCGCCGATGTGGACTGGCTGGGGCGACTGGTCAACCTCGGCCAGCAGCTCAACCTGGGCCTTTCGCTAGAACGCCCCCAGGAGCTGTACTACCAGCACCTCAACCGCCAGATCTTCGCCCTGCTCAAACAGGCAGCGGTGTCTAGGAAGCCTCTTGGCCAAGACAGCCGCGCCCAGGTCAACGACATCCTCCGCCTCGGCGAATACCTGTCGATGGATGTGGGTGCGGTGCTGAAAGCGCTAGATCACCTCGATCCGGGTCGGCCCGCATAAACAGGTTGGACATTGATATGAGCGGCCAAGACTCAACCAATATCTCTCGCACTAATTGGGCGGCACTAGAGTCAAAGGAGGATGAAGGAATTGATTATTCCGACATTCCTCCTTTGTCGGAAGAGTTCTTCGAGAAGGCAACCTTAAGAAATCCGGCATCACAAGCCCAGCAGCTTGTGCAAATTGAGCCTGATGTGTCGCAGTGGTTTCAGGCTTGAGGCGGAGAATACAAAGATCTACTTAACTCAATTTTGCGTGGGTACGTTGAAAGTCATACTAGGTCAAGTTCTTGAGTTTGCCCATCATGATGCTCAGCCATCGATGAGGCGGCAAGTTTTGCCAATAGATCTGATGAGCGGGAAAATGACTCATCCCAACTCCGCTCTTCTTCAATTTCTTCTAGAATGATAAACGCGATCGCATTTTGCTCATTCTCAGGCCATGTCTGCAACCGTGCGATCGCAACTAAATTTACAAGGGCAAGTACAATACGATACCGCTCCACTCATCTTGCTCACTACCTTCGATCAGCAGTAGTAATTCATCAATTACCTGTCTGACAGGCATCCGGTCGTTGATCACAAATAGCCCTGGCATTAGCTGCCCCTGGGACAAGCGCTTGTAAGCGAAATTTGGCATTGTTGCGCGATCGTGAGTTAAGAGAATGCGCCCATTGCTCGCTGCCCAATCCAGAATTGCTGGATCGTCTACTTTTCGCAGCCCAACATCTTGAACCCTCAGTAAATCGAGACTTGGCTGTCGAAGAAATAGCCCTCGTACAACATCACCATTAAAGTTCTCGTCGCTCAGCAACCTCAGCATGGCAGGTTTGGTGAGTTTTTTGTGCTAGGAGCCGCGATCGAATAAGGCTTAGATCAGGTTGAGCTTCTGAGAGTTGCTGTCGAACAGATTCTGCTAGCTGTTCACGCTCGCTCAAATAAGATTCTATTTCTTGCTGATGCCGAAGGTAATAGCCAATTGTGCTGTAAACGTCAGAGAGAGAAAGGGTCGAGTATCTTTGCACAATGGTTTCTGGAGGAGCACCATCCTGAAATGCTCGAATCACGAGTTCTAGCAGAACCCTTGAGTTGCCAACCCGAATTGCCCCTGCTGCATCTTCTGTAAGCGGTGGGGACTCACGCTCTAAGGCAAGACTCATAGTTTTATCTCCATTAACTACTAAAGAATAAGCTGATGCTAGTCTCGGCAAAATAGTCGACAATCTCATTGAGATCTTAGCTGGCAAGAACGTTAATGACATAGCGATTCATGGCTAGTTTGCCTGCCGAAAGCGCTCTAGAAGGCCATTTACAATGGTTTCACCATCGACTGGGGCTGTTTGGGCAGAGGCTTCGATTGCTGCGTCAATTTTTGCCCGTACGTTTTCGACCCACTCGGCTTCAGAGCGATCGTACTCATCTAACAATCTCAGAGCAATTTCTAAAACTTCTTCAGTAGAGCGATGTTTGCCAAATTGAAGCTTTGCTTCAACAAAACGCTCTTGGCCGGGAGTAAAATTGATACTCATAAGGAATCTCTCAATTGTCACTTTTAAGCAGGAAAACTACATGGTGTTTACTGCGTATGCGCGAATTGCTGTATCGACAGTGGCTATGGTCAACTGATTTGCCAAAGCCTGACAAATTAGCATTCTGTCAAAGGGATCGCGATGTAAAGGCGGTAGTTTAGCTAGCTGAACTACACTGCTCTCATTGAGGTCAAGGCTGGCAATTTGATGAAGGTCGCGCTGTTTAGGCAGGTACGTCTCAGGTGTTTCAGGCAAAGGCAACTTACCCAATTGATATTTCACAATTACTTCCCAAATTGAGACGGCACTTAGATAGACTTCATTATCTGGATTACGAATGCTATCGCGAACATTAGCTGAAAGCTGAGTGTCGCCACTGATGAACCATAGAAAAATATGGGTGTCTAGCAGAATCCTCATTTGCCTTCAAATGCGCTCAAGAGATCTTCGGGTAAAGGTGTATCGAAATCAGCCGGGACAGTAAACTCTCCCGTACATAAGCCAAATGGTCGCAATTGTTTATCTTTGGTGATAGGTTTGAGTTCTGCGATCGCCTGATCAGCCCTAAAAATCACAATTGTCTCACCTGCCTCTACTTGGCGAAGATATTTGAGCGGATCTCGCTGGATTTCATCAATTGTGATGTTTAGCATTGGCTAGCCTCTCGTTTCGTGATCACTGTACGCCCCTCGCGACGGAGAATTAGCGGTGCCCGTGGAAGGCTATCGAACTTACCCTGGGAGGGATCAGTGGTGGAAAAGCAGAAATGCATGATAGTTAAGCCGGATCCGCCAATTCTAAGGCTTGCATCAGCACGGCACAAGCCCCAAAGCTGTTGTAAGGGATCGGAAAATCATAAGTTCTGAAGGGTTCTAGGGGCGAGATATCCTCTGCTCCTTCTAGATCCTCTGCCAAAATTCGAATCAGTTTCAGCTTCTCAATGATAGAGAGGTGGCGCAGAGGGAAGAACTTCAAACAAAGTCATATCAATGTCTCCAAAGTGAAGAATCCTGCTTTAAGTTTACTCGGCAATAGTCAGAGCTACGTCAGCCTTAGTCTAAATTTGTCTTGGCTTACTCGATGAATGAATTAGACTCAGTTCACTGAACCCGCAAGTATGTTTTTCAGTTCGTCTGATAAAACGACTGTAGCGTACTCACCTTGCAGGTTTGCAAGCGCCATAGCATGAACCTCATCGGCAGTCCGATAGATGCCAGCAAAATCTGTTTTAGCAAATGCGAAGGTAGCATCTGAGACTACATAGGTCTGAAAGCCAAGATTTCCTGATGTTCGTGCCGTCGCTTCGACAGAGTTATTGGTGCTGACGCCCACAATTGCAACTGTATTGAATCCTCTCACATGCAGCCACCGTTCAAGTCCTGTATTGATAAATGCATCAGGCACATTCTTTTCGACCACGTGTTCTGTTTCGACAGGTGAAAGTTCAGGTTGAAACTCAACGTCTGGTTGTCCTGGCCAAAATGGTGAACCTGGCGTACGAGATATGTGGCGAACATGCACAATTGGCGCAGCTAATGCACGCCATGCTTTTAGCAATCTGGCAATCTCCCCCTCTGCAGACGGATTGTTTCGTTCTCCAGCTAGTGGTGAACTCATACCCCGCTGCATATCAATAATGATTAAGACTGGATAGGTCATACTTCATGAATGTAGTCTAACCACGTACTACACCGACGATTTCCGTACAACACCCCTCAAAAATGTATTTGCACAGACAGTCTTTTACAGTAATAAGTTTGTTGGGGGCAGCTCTACTTTCAACAATCTTATCCCCCAACTAATCTGATGGAAGGTGGCTGGAGAAGACGTAGATGCGCTGGCTTTCTAGGCTGCCGCAGAGGTCGGAGGGTTTGACGGTTTCGGGGGTGGGCACTGCGTCGTGGTGAAAGACCTGGCGATCGAGGCCCACCTGCAAGCCGCTGAAGGGGTCGCTGCCGCCGGAGATTAAGAAAGCCAGCTGGTCGATTTCGGGCCAGGCGGCGAGTTTATCGAGCAGGGTGGCGATCGCCCCCATCTGCGGCTGGTCGCAATCGCGGTACCAGGCGTCGGCCCCCGCCACAGGCAGGGTATCCAGCCCCAGGTTCACAATTAAGTCGGGCTGGCTAAACAGCGCCGCCGCCACTGGACGGGCTTCTTCTTGCAGCATTAGCCCCAGCGATTGGGCCAGTCCGCGCAGCTGCTCTAGCTTTTGGTAGCGGTCCTGCACGGTCAACCCGCTGCTGCGCCAGTGAATCGCCACCGTGACCAGGTAGGTGTGCATCAGCAGGTGGCCCAGCTTTTCGGCCTTGGTGGCCAGGTAGCCCGAGTTGTAGGGGGTCGCTTCAATAATCAGCGGTACCCGGTTCACCATCTCTAGGCCGTAGCCTTTGATACCGGCAATTTTGCGCGGGTTATTGGTGATCAGGCAAAACTTCTGCACGCCGATGTCGTTGAGAATTTGTGCGCCCACGCCGTAGTTGCGCTGATCGACGGGCAGACCCAGCTTTTCGTTGGCCTCCACCGTATCGAGACCCATATCTTGCAGCGAGTAGGCCTTGAGCTTGTTGACCAGGCCAATGCCGCGCCCCTCCTGGCGCAGGTAGACCACCACGCCGCGCCCGGCGGCGTCGATCATTTTGAGCGCCGCCTGGAGCTGCATACGGCAGTCGCAGCGCAGGGAGCCAAAGGCGTCGCCCGTCAGGCATTCGGAGTGGACGCGCACCATCACCGACTGGTCGGCGAAGGTGGCGGGGTCGCCCTTGACCATGGCCACATGCTCGGAGCCGTCGAGCAGGTTGCGGTAGGCGTAGATGGCAAATTCGCCAAACTGGGTGGGCATGCTGGCCACCGCCTCGCGCTGCACAAAGCGCTCGTGCTGTAAGCGGTAGCTGATCAAATCGGCGATGCTGATCAGCTTGAGGCCAAAGGTTTTGGCGTAGTCCACCAGCTCGGGCAGCCGCGCCATAGAGCCGTCGGGGTTTTGAATTTCGCAAATTACGCCAGCGGGGTACAGCCCGGCCAGACGGGCCAGATCGACTCCGGCTTCGGTGTGGCCCGCCCGCTTGAGCACGCCGCCATCTTTGGCTCGTAGCGGAAAAATGTGGCCGGGGCGGCGCAGATCCTGGGGACGGGCGTTGGGGTTGATGGCGACCTGAATGGTGCGGGCGCGATCGTCGGCGGAGATGCCGGTGGTCACCCCCCAGCTGAGGGCGGCGTCGATGCTGACGGTGAAGGCGGTCTGCTCGTTTTCGTCTTCGAAGGCGCTGGGGCTGACCATCAGGGGCAGATCCAGCTGGTCGAGCCGTTCGCCGGTCATGGCCAGGCAGATCAGCCCCCGCGCTTCGACCGCCATAAAGTTAATGATGTCAGGGGTGGCAAACTGGGCCGCGCAGATCACATCGCCTTCGTTCTCGCGGTTTTCGTCATCGACAACGACGATCGATTTGCCCGCGGCCAGGTCGTGGAGGGCCGACTCAATGGAGTCGAACTGAAAGTTGTAGGGCAGTTCGAGGTCGGAGGGGGACTGACGGGGGACGGGCGGCATCTCCGATTCTGGGTTGAGCACGGTGGGGCAAACCTGTAGAACGTATGTTGACTTCTAAAATTCTAGCTTTACAGCCTACCCTTCATCGCCGGAGCGATCGCAGCCCTGCCCCAGCTGCCCATTCTGGCCAAACCTGCGCCAGGAAATCGTTGAGCGACAGCATCCCAAGCCACCATGTTGAATTGAGATTACTGGTTTACTATTACAGTGCCGATCCGATCTAAGGGAGGGTGCTAGCTCAGTTAGCCACTGCCCCGAGAGCGTTTCTAGCCCCTTGTTATCCCTCAAACCAGCCCTAGAACCATGAGCGAGTCGTCACCCGTCGAGAAAATTAAGGTCGGCATTGTGGGGGCATCGGGCTATGGCGGGGTGCAGCTGGTGCGGCTGCTCACCCAGCACCCCGCCGCCGAGCTGGTGTATCTAGGGGGCGACAGCAGCGCCGGGCAGCCCTACACCGATATCTATCCCCACCTGGCCGACTCGGTCAATCTGACAGTAGAAGCCGTGGATCTAGGCGAAATTGCCCAGCGCTGTCAGGTAGTGTTTCTATCGCTGCCCAACGGTTTGGCCTGCACCATGGCCCCTACCCTGCTGGAGCGGGGCTGCCGAGTGCTCGACCTGTCTGCCGACTACCGGTTTGAGAATTTGAACACCTACCAGGCCTGGTACGGGAACGATCGC
Above is a window of Nodosilinea sp. PGN35 DNA encoding:
- a CDS encoding DUF3536 domain-containing protein — its product is MADSLQHSALQAAPAAQNSYDGPHDGLIPAVSTGVFVCVHGHFYQPPRENPYLDAIEKQPSAAPYHNWNERIHHECYRPNAFARILNDRGEVVRIVNTFEYISFNIGPTLLSWMERYDLETYQRILDADRNSCERLSGHGNAIAQVYNHIILPLANPRDKVTQVRWGIADFHRRFGRQPEGIWLAETAIDYPTLDVLHAEGIKFTILAPSQVQRCRPMVSYNGERDSWQEVGGGQIDPSRPYRCFLKDANGNPDPSRHIDIFFYDGPISRDMGFNDVLSSSQHFVGRIGQAIHGDHRPFQLISVATDGETFGHHRGGAEKALAYAVTEEFPRQGWTVTNYAHYLATHPPTWEAELKPVTAWSCSHGVDRWQDDCGCGGGGVWNQQWRRPLREALNWLRDQLATVYEEHGATLLRDPWAARDAYVGVMGDRSPESLNAFFKTHQTHKLSAIERVTALQLLEMQRHALFMYTSCGWFFEELSRPEGTQILRYAARAIELAGEVAGIALEPEFVKRLLHAPSNIEDFATGAGVYEALVKPSRISLEQVVAHYAMGSLFTDYHREQTVYCYSVQQHDYRRQRLGPMSLAVGQVEITSTITRESLNLAFAVVHLGGWDFHCGIKSMRSRLDYTQAKAAVFESLSAASAAQVILAINSAFGPHTYGLQDLFAEERHRMMGLLSQDTLLRLDQLYAQVYRDNYGVLRAFHRDGLPVPKELQVAADITLSHRAMEVLQSLERETSDPTVSPLRQGEDYLNELEAIATEASTCNASLSLAAAKPMLERLIGRSVWQILNQAPTESLAADVDWLGRLVNLGQQLNLGLSLERPQELYYQHLNRQIFALLKQAAVSRKPLGQDSRAQVNDILRLGEYLSMDVGAVLKALDHLDPGRPA
- a CDS encoding type II toxin-antitoxin system VapC family toxin yields the protein MRILLDTHIFLWFISGDTQLSANVRDSIRNPDNEVYLSAVSIWEVIVKYQLGKLPLPETPETYLPKQRDLHQIASLDLNESSVVQLAKLPPLHRDPFDRMLICQALANQLTIATVDTAIRAYAVNTM
- a CDS encoding type II toxin-antitoxin system Phd/YefM family antitoxin, translated to MLNITIDEIQRDPLKYLRQVEAGETIVIFRADQAIAELKPITKDKQLRPFGLCTGEFTVPADFDTPLPEDLLSAFEGK
- a CDS encoding DUF5615 family PIN-like protein; its protein translation is MLRLLSDENFNGDVVRGLFLRQPSLDLLRVQDVGLRKVDDPAILDWAASNGRILLTHDRATMPNFAYKRLSQGQLMPGLFVINDRMPVRQVIDELLLLIEGSEQDEWSGIVLYLPL
- a CDS encoding HEPN domain-containing protein codes for the protein MVDDKQAEVEKWLKISRRDLQSARTLLKALILENVVFHCQQSAEKTLKAYLVHQDIVFPKTHDLDILLDLCSQADADFRRWDDAADVLTPYATQFRYPSDSLEPEEEDAQQAIDLAASILDFVMQKLP
- a CDS encoding cysteine hydrolase family protein gives rise to the protein MTYPVLIIIDMQRGMSSPLAGERNNPSAEGEIARLLKAWRALAAPIVHVRHISRTPGSPFWPGQPDVEFQPELSPVETEHVVEKNVPDAFINTGLERWLHVRGFNTVAIVGVSTNNSVEATARTSGNLGFQTYVVSDATFAFAKTDFAGIYRTADEVHAMALANLQGEYATVVLSDELKNILAGSVN
- a CDS encoding DUF433 domain-containing protein; the encoded protein is MSLALERESPPLTEDAAGAIRVGNSRVLLELVIRAFQDGAPPETIVQRYSTLSLSDVYSTIGYYLRHQQEIESYLSEREQLAESVRQQLSEAQPDLSLIRSRLLAQKTHQTCHAEVAERREL
- a CDS encoding type II toxin-antitoxin system ParD family antitoxin, whose amino-acid sequence is MSINFTPGQERFVEAKLQFGKHRSTEEVLEIALRLLDEYDRSEAEWVENVRAKIDAAIEASAQTAPVDGETIVNGLLERFRQAN
- a CDS encoding cell wall metabolism sensor histidine kinase WalK, with translation MFQATRRRLALWYTAVTAVLLLLFASGFYLYVRTTLVERVDDTLNHVVEVVERSLVIEPSPTGDRVFATVATDSPPLRVNVEASFRDNARAVEDDHIDLEWFDRDGQLLWSTFTDLQPVPLHVNPAGETVQVGPDTFFRQITERVQDQGQVLGYLRVSHPWFEVTKPSRRLMVDLALGTSLMVAAVAAIGWLLSGIAIAPVRDSYQQLKQFTADASHELRNPIAVIQTNAQVALSDPDPDVEIQQQQFQVIERLTRRLGRLVDDLLFLARQESGLIAFAPASLSLEGLLEEVVEEQQVMAAERQIALRVNVADDTPGKPRAKSSALLAAPPTASSTILGDPGQLTRLFTNLISNAVQYTPEGGTVTVQVKATKHQGQPAVQVTIHDTGIGMDEAALAHAFDRFYRADPSRLRSGEQGTGLGLAIAKVIVDAHRGHIHLDSQPGQGTTVTVVLPQGSG
- the ribBA gene encoding bifunctional 3,4-dihydroxy-2-butanone-4-phosphate synthase/GTP cyclohydrolase II — its product is MPPVPRQSPSDLELPYNFQFDSIESALHDLAAGKSIVVVDDENRENEGDVICAAQFATPDIINFMAVEARGLICLAMTGERLDQLDLPLMVSPSAFEDENEQTAFTVSIDAALSWGVTTGISADDRARTIQVAINPNARPQDLRRPGHIFPLRAKDGGVLKRAGHTEAGVDLARLAGLYPAGVICEIQNPDGSMARLPELVDYAKTFGLKLISIADLISYRLQHERFVQREAVASMPTQFGEFAIYAYRNLLDGSEHVAMVKGDPATFADQSVMVRVHSECLTGDAFGSLRCDCRMQLQAALKMIDAAGRGVVVYLRQEGRGIGLVNKLKAYSLQDMGLDTVEANEKLGLPVDQRNYGVGAQILNDIGVQKFCLITNNPRKIAGIKGYGLEMVNRVPLIIEATPYNSGYLATKAEKLGHLLMHTYLVTVAIHWRSSGLTVQDRYQKLEQLRGLAQSLGLMLQEEARPVAAALFSQPDLIVNLGLDTLPVAGADAWYRDCDQPQMGAIATLLDKLAAWPEIDQLAFLISGGSDPFSGLQVGLDRQVFHHDAVPTPETVKPSDLCGSLESQRIYVFSSHLPSD